In the Nocardia asteroides genome, CACGTTCTCACCGGGCGCCGCCACCCCGACCCACGGGCCGGGCACGGTGAACGACGACGGCGCGCCCGCGGCATCGATCGAGCCGACCGAGAGCACGTACTGGTCGAACCAGGCGGGCGCGACGAAGGAGGTGACCCGGGTCCACGGGTCGGCGCCGGGGTTGAGCGGGTCGAGCCCGGGGTTGCCCGACTTGCAGGCGTCGGTGTTGCCCGCCGAGGTCACGATCACCGCGTCGCGCTCCAGCGCGGCGTAGCGCACGGCGGCGCCGAGCGCGGCGAACTCGCGGCTCTCCGGCTTCTCGGTGGGGCAGGCCACCAGCGAGATGTTGATGACGGTGGCGCCCGAGTCCGCCGCCCTGCGCACCGCCGAGGCCAGGGCGGAGACCTTGCCGTAGCCGTCCGGCATGTCGTCCGGGCCCTTGTTCCGGCCCGCGCCCTCCTCCTGGTAGAGCGCGCTGGTCTGTCTGATGCTGAGCAGCTGGGCCTCCGGCGCCACCCCCGAGAAGCCCTGGTTCGGCAGTTGGGTGGCGCCGATGATGCCCGCGACGACGGTGCCGTGCGCGTCGCAGTCCTCGCTGCCGTTGCCGCCCGCGGCGACGAAATCGCCGAGCGGGGTCAGGTTGGGCAGCCGGGGGTGCGGCGAGACGCCGGTGTCGATCACCGCGACCACCTGGCCCGCGCCGCGCGAGAACTGCCAGGCCCGATCCAGGTCGAGCGCGCGCTGGGTCGGCGGGACGGAGGGGCCGTCCCCGC is a window encoding:
- the mycP gene encoding type VII secretion-associated serine protease mycosin — encoded protein: MRRLAALVAVLAVAAGLSAGPALADNRPPIVDPGALPAGDPAAPPGKTERPGNAACYSTQQGGDGPSVPPTQRALDLDRAWQFSRGAGQVVAVIDTGVSPHPRLPNLTPLGDFVAAGGNGSEDCDAHGTVVAGIIGATQLPNQGFSGVAPEAQLLSIRQTSALYQEEGAGRNKGPDDMPDGYGKVSALASAVRRAADSGATVINISLVACPTEKPESREFAALGAAVRYAALERDAVIVTSAGNTDACKSGNPGLDPLNPGADPWTRVTSFVAPAWFDQYVLSVGSIDAAGAPSSFTVPGPWVGVAAPGENVVSLDARAGGTSNGKYTNQGQYTAYSGTSFAAPYVSGVAALVRARFPELSSAEVIRRIQATAHAPAEGWNPYVGYGAVDPVAALTNEVPAALPAKIPSAAVSVQLAVPAPASDPDDTARNVALIGTAVIVAAGVLGYLASFPIRRRFGVHEDAT